A window from Rhodothermus bifroesti encodes these proteins:
- a CDS encoding chitobiase/beta-hexosaminidase C-terminal domain-containing protein, protein MKLWGPWWGLWMGLWAVVSGYGQGLSPIPAFPGAEGFGAFTPGGRGGKVYLVTTLEDYDTHEPIIPGSLRAAVEAEGPRIVVFRVAGYIDLKRPLVVAHPYLTIAGQTAPGEGITLRRYGIVIAAPHVILRYMRVRPGDVAGIEQDAIDVRANYVIIDHCSVSWATDETLSVGGRASEVTIQWCLIAESLNQSVHHKGAHGYGSLFASGGRISVHHTIYAFHASRNPRPKDVLLDFRNNLIYGFGERAGYSRNDRTQLNYVGNYLYPLAYSQNARYAFLLEGSNTRIFLQDNVLRLGDQLQKPGWALVRAPEGWSLQAIEAYTATAFPFPAPAVHTVPAEQVLALLLAQAGATRPRRDAVDRRILALMQQGKGRLIDTQEEVGGWPPLEQDAPPQDTDSDGMPDDWELRYGLNPHDPSDAAEDLDGDGYTNIEENLNNTDPTRPLRWLPPPKILPDPFAAPLDSVLTVSFELADTTLSVHYTLDGREPTAQDPRYTGPFQVRPPVHVRARFVSPNDTVFTTTAFAFYEAPEVLPAVAPQAPLRPGLAMRQYRAADWDESPPVETLMPVTADTVAYVDLSLWGDEPQTALWFEGYMRVPATGRYGFYVDADPRSRLWIDSHLVAHGRALEAGPFFVALEAGWHQVRLLLLRENDLAPTQVYWQQPEAPLQPLSTVDFFVERAPAP, encoded by the coding sequence ATGAAGCTTTGGGGTCCATGGTGGGGGCTATGGATGGGCCTGTGGGCTGTGGTTAGTGGATACGGCCAAGGCTTAAGCCCCATCCCGGCTTTTCCAGGCGCTGAGGGATTTGGAGCCTTCACGCCTGGGGGGCGTGGGGGAAAAGTGTACTTGGTAACGACGCTTGAGGACTATGATACCCATGAGCCGATCATTCCAGGTAGCCTTCGGGCAGCTGTTGAAGCGGAAGGTCCGCGCATCGTGGTGTTTCGCGTAGCAGGGTACATCGACCTCAAGCGACCCCTGGTGGTGGCGCACCCCTACCTAACCATTGCAGGGCAAACTGCGCCTGGCGAAGGCATAACGCTGCGGCGCTATGGTATCGTTATCGCAGCCCCTCACGTGATCCTGCGCTACATGCGCGTGCGTCCGGGAGATGTCGCGGGTATTGAACAAGATGCCATCGACGTGCGGGCCAATTACGTGATCATTGATCACTGCTCTGTAAGCTGGGCAACCGACGAAACACTCAGCGTAGGCGGTCGTGCTTCAGAAGTAACGATCCAATGGTGCCTGATCGCAGAAAGCCTAAACCAATCTGTGCATCACAAGGGCGCTCATGGCTACGGCTCCTTGTTTGCCTCAGGTGGACGCATCAGCGTTCACCACACGATCTATGCCTTTCATGCAAGCCGTAACCCGCGGCCTAAGGATGTGCTGTTGGATTTTCGGAATAATCTGATCTACGGTTTTGGCGAGCGAGCAGGCTACAGCCGTAACGATCGAACGCAGCTGAACTATGTAGGCAATTACCTGTATCCGCTCGCCTACAGCCAAAATGCCCGTTATGCTTTTCTTCTGGAGGGGAGCAACACGCGCATTTTTTTGCAGGATAACGTCCTGCGCCTAGGCGACCAGCTACAAAAGCCCGGTTGGGCGCTTGTTCGTGCTCCCGAAGGATGGTCGCTCCAGGCTATAGAAGCCTACACTGCTACGGCATTCCCCTTCCCAGCGCCTGCGGTGCACACGGTACCTGCTGAGCAGGTGCTGGCGTTATTGCTGGCCCAAGCCGGTGCCACACGCCCTCGTCGAGACGCCGTTGATCGTCGCATCCTAGCGCTGATGCAACAAGGCAAAGGACGCTTGATTGACACCCAAGAAGAGGTGGGGGGATGGCCTCCGCTCGAACAGGATGCGCCGCCTCAGGATACCGATAGCGATGGCATGCCTGACGATTGGGAGCTACGTTATGGCCTAAACCCACACGACCCCTCCGATGCAGCAGAGGACCTAGATGGCGATGGATATACGAATATTGAAGAAAACCTGAACAATACCGATCCTACCCGACCATTACGCTGGCTACCTCCCCCAAAAATCTTGCCTGACCCTTTTGCGGCACCGTTGGATTCGGTGCTGACCGTAAGCTTTGAGCTGGCCGACACCACCTTGTCGGTGCACTACACGCTCGATGGTCGTGAGCCTACAGCCCAGGACCCACGCTACACGGGGCCATTTCAGGTGCGTCCCCCCGTGCACGTTCGGGCACGCTTTGTATCCCCCAACGATACGGTTTTTACCACAACCGCCTTTGCGTTTTATGAAGCCCCCGAAGTACTCCCGGCGGTAGCGCCTCAAGCACCTTTGCGTCCTGGCTTGGCTATGCGGCAGTATCGTGCTGCAGACTGGGACGAGTCCCCGCCCGTTGAAACGCTCATGCCGGTCACGGCCGATACGGTTGCCTATGTAGACTTAAGCCTTTGGGGGGATGAACCCCAAACAGCGCTTTGGTTTGAAGGCTATATGCGCGTGCCCGCTACTGGGCGATATGGTTTCTATGTAGACGCAGATCCGCGCAGCCGGCTTTGGATCGACAGTCATCTTGTGGCGCATGGCCGCGCTCTGGAAGCAGGACCGTTTTTCGTCGCGCTAGAGGCCGGGTGGCATCAGGTGCGACTGCTCTTGCTGCGTGAAAATGATCTCGCTCCTACCCAAGTGTACTGGCAACAACCTGAAGCGCCACTGCAGCCACTTAGCACAGTCGACTTTTTTGTGGAACGCGCACCTGCTCCCTGA
- a CDS encoding glycoside hydrolase family 28 protein: protein MKEITDMPRRRFLELAAIGAGSLLVWPQHVFAGAEGWALVPDILARIRPPVFPQRDFLLTRYGGVGNGRTDATEAFRRAIEACHRAGGGRVVVPRGTFLTGPVRLASNVNLHLDEGAVVRFKPDPSAYLPVVFTRWEGVEVMNYAPLIYAFGQENIAITGGGVLDGQADEAHWWPWKGRKEYGWREGMPHQDEGRRRLFDMAEAGIPPEQRILGEGAYLRPNFIQFYRCRNVLIEGVTIINSPMWEIHPVLCENVTVRSVTVRSHGPNNDGCNPESCRYVLIEDCLFDTGDDCIAIKSGRNADGRRLSVPSEYIVIRNCNMRDGHGGVVIGSEISGGARYIFAERCAMSSPNLDRALRIKTNSVRGGIIEHIYMRDVEVGQVAEAVVHVNFYYEEGDAGRFDPIVRHIEVRNLTSRQSPYALYLRGYARAPIRDVRLIDCTFDGVEKNLTEYVDGLYFQNVRINGKRIDP, encoded by the coding sequence ATGAAGGAAATAACTGATATGCCCCGCCGGCGTTTTTTAGAGCTGGCGGCTATTGGTGCCGGTAGCCTACTTGTTTGGCCGCAGCACGTGTTCGCTGGTGCAGAAGGATGGGCACTGGTGCCCGATATTCTGGCCCGGATTCGACCGCCTGTGTTTCCTCAGCGTGACTTTCTGCTTACCCGCTATGGCGGGGTGGGCAATGGTCGCACAGACGCTACAGAGGCTTTTCGCCGAGCTATCGAAGCCTGCCACCGGGCAGGCGGGGGTCGTGTTGTGGTGCCGCGAGGGACGTTTCTAACCGGACCAGTACGGCTGGCCTCAAACGTTAACCTGCATCTAGACGAAGGCGCCGTGGTTCGCTTTAAGCCAGATCCGAGTGCCTATCTCCCTGTGGTTTTTACTCGTTGGGAAGGGGTAGAGGTCATGAACTATGCACCGCTGATTTACGCCTTCGGCCAAGAAAACATTGCGATTACAGGTGGCGGTGTGCTCGATGGCCAAGCCGACGAAGCGCATTGGTGGCCTTGGAAAGGCCGTAAAGAGTATGGTTGGCGGGAGGGTATGCCGCACCAAGATGAAGGGCGTCGCCGGCTGTTTGACATGGCCGAGGCCGGCATCCCACCGGAACAGCGCATTTTGGGAGAAGGCGCCTACCTGCGGCCTAACTTCATTCAGTTTTACCGCTGCCGCAACGTGCTCATCGAGGGCGTCACGATCATCAACTCCCCGATGTGGGAGATCCATCCCGTGCTTTGCGAAAACGTAACTGTGCGCAGCGTCACTGTACGCAGCCACGGTCCAAACAACGACGGCTGCAATCCCGAATCTTGCCGCTACGTGCTCATTGAAGACTGTTTGTTTGACACAGGCGATGACTGCATTGCGATCAAGTCGGGTCGTAACGCCGACGGTCGGCGCCTAAGCGTGCCTAGCGAATACATCGTCATCCGCAACTGCAACATGCGCGATGGGCACGGTGGTGTGGTAATCGGCAGTGAAATCTCAGGAGGGGCCCGCTACATTTTTGCCGAGCGGTGCGCCATGAGCAGCCCAAATCTGGACCGCGCCTTGCGCATCAAAACCAACTCGGTGCGTGGTGGAATCATCGAGCACATCTATATGCGGGATGTGGAAGTCGGGCAAGTGGCCGAAGCGGTAGTGCACGTCAACTTTTATTACGAAGAAGGCGATGCGGGACGGTTTGACCCCATCGTCCGCCACATTGAAGTGCGCAACCTGACCAGCCGGCAAAGTCCTTATGCCTTGTATTTGCGGGGGTATGCGCGCGCGCCCATTCGCGATGTTCGGCTAATTGATTGCACGTTTGACGGCGTCGAGAAAAACCTGACCGAATACGTCGATGGGCTTTACTTCCAAAACGTACGGATAAACGGCAAACGCATTGATCCATGA
- a CDS encoding right-handed parallel beta-helix repeat-containing protein: protein MKWLLFGCVLLAWAGTAYGQATWYVAPDGNDTTGDGSITAPWATLSRALSRAAAGDTIYLRGGQYNWSSRLDLRSAGRADAYLHIWAYPGETPVLHFEGNPIEGIRLRGWYIHLKGLVVQRAGDNGIRINGSYNIIEQVVVRENGDSGLQLDGGAAHNLILNVDSYRNYDPENNGENADGFAAKFGVGPGNVFRGCRAFDNSDDGFDFWEAGEGVRVEESWSFDNGYNLWNDPNFQGDSNGFKLGRGTGAHVLIRNLTWGHRANGFDVNGNQTGVTLYHNTAYRNGGQNFRFDEMNSAHVLRNNLSVDGRVLMYPPIDHAYNSWNLGLTPTAADFLSLDTTGVRGPRRPDGTLPQLDFLHPAPGSALVDAGIDVGLPYLGAAPDLGAFEFGSATTVAANQPSTFRGFDVYPNPFRQKLAVRFELPAATEVMVSLWDLTGREVARLVEGWHSAGVHNVQWTPPATLAAGVYLVVLQTKTHQHRQTLVYVR from the coding sequence ATGAAGTGGCTTTTATTCGGATGTGTGTTGCTGGCTTGGGCTGGAACGGCCTATGGACAGGCTACCTGGTACGTAGCGCCGGACGGTAACGACACAACCGGCGATGGCAGCATCACGGCACCCTGGGCCACGCTGAGCCGGGCACTGTCGCGTGCTGCAGCAGGCGACACGATCTACTTGCGTGGTGGCCAATACAACTGGTCAAGTCGGCTTGACCTACGCAGTGCAGGCCGTGCCGATGCTTACCTGCACATTTGGGCCTATCCAGGCGAAACGCCGGTGCTCCATTTCGAAGGCAATCCCATCGAAGGGATTCGGCTGCGGGGATGGTATATCCACCTCAAAGGGCTGGTGGTGCAGCGAGCTGGAGATAACGGCATCCGCATCAACGGCTCCTACAACATCATCGAGCAGGTCGTTGTGCGAGAAAATGGGGACTCCGGACTCCAACTAGACGGTGGCGCTGCACATAACCTGATTTTGAATGTCGATTCCTACCGAAATTACGACCCTGAAAATAACGGCGAAAACGCGGACGGCTTTGCAGCAAAGTTTGGCGTTGGACCAGGAAACGTGTTTCGCGGCTGCCGTGCCTTTGACAACAGCGATGACGGATTCGACTTCTGGGAAGCGGGCGAGGGCGTGCGTGTCGAAGAAAGCTGGTCTTTTGACAATGGCTACAACCTTTGGAACGATCCCAACTTCCAGGGCGATTCTAATGGCTTTAAACTGGGGCGTGGCACGGGTGCCCATGTGCTGATTCGGAATCTGACCTGGGGGCATCGAGCAAATGGCTTCGATGTAAACGGCAACCAGACAGGCGTTACGCTCTACCATAACACAGCGTATCGCAATGGCGGGCAAAATTTTCGGTTTGATGAGATGAACAGTGCCCATGTGCTACGCAACAACCTTTCGGTCGACGGCCGGGTGCTCATGTATCCGCCGATCGATCACGCTTACAATAGCTGGAACCTGGGCCTTACGCCGACTGCTGCCGACTTTTTGAGCCTGGACACTACCGGCGTGCGTGGGCCGCGAAGACCTGATGGCACCCTGCCTCAGCTCGACTTTCTGCATCCAGCACCAGGGAGTGCGCTGGTCGATGCTGGTATCGATGTGGGGCTACCCTACCTGGGGGCTGCACCAGACCTTGGCGCTTTTGAGTTTGGCAGCGCTACAACGGTAGCCGCAAATCAGCCGAGCACATTCCGAGGCTTTGACGTTTACCCCAACCCCTTTCGTCAGAAGCTTGCCGTACGTTTTGAGCTTCCTGCCGCTACGGAGGTGATGGTGAGTCTTTGGGATCTAACGGGACGCGAGGTCGCGCGCTTGGTGGAAGGCTGGCATTCCGCAGGAGTACATAACGTGCAGTGGACGCCACCGGCTACATTGGCTGCAGGTGTGTACCTTGTGGTGCTGCAAACCAAAACGCATCAGCACAGGCAAACGCTGGTTTATGTCCGATAA
- the kduD gene encoding 2-dehydro-3-deoxy-D-gluconate 5-dehydrogenase KduD, with product MHGLKLFSLEGKKALVTGASRGLGRAIAEALAQAGADVVCASSQLAGTEETAAAIRAMGRQAWQVAADFSDRAALERMAQEAEALAGQIDILVNNAGTIQRFPAAEYPLEVWDEVLRVNLDAVFFLCQYFGRKMIARQSGKIINIASLLSFSGGILVPAYTASKHAVAGLTKALANEWARYNVQVNAIAPGYFATDNTRALREDPVRAQEILSRIPAGRWGQPPDLAGAVIFLASAASDYVNGHILVVDGGWMAR from the coding sequence ATGCATGGATTAAAACTGTTTTCCCTGGAAGGGAAAAAGGCGCTAGTTACTGGGGCTAGCCGCGGCTTAGGCCGAGCTATAGCCGAAGCATTGGCACAGGCAGGAGCTGACGTGGTCTGCGCCAGCAGTCAGCTCGCTGGGACCGAGGAAACCGCCGCGGCCATTCGGGCAATGGGCCGCCAAGCCTGGCAAGTAGCGGCCGATTTTTCAGACCGAGCTGCTCTGGAACGCATGGCTCAGGAGGCGGAAGCCTTGGCAGGACAAATCGATATCTTGGTCAACAATGCTGGTACAATTCAGCGCTTTCCGGCTGCCGAGTATCCTCTGGAGGTCTGGGATGAAGTGCTGCGCGTGAATCTAGACGCGGTGTTTTTCTTGTGTCAGTACTTCGGCCGTAAGATGATTGCCAGGCAGTCCGGAAAGATTATCAACATCGCCTCACTGCTTTCCTTTTCTGGAGGTATTCTCGTGCCAGCCTATACGGCCAGCAAGCACGCTGTGGCCGGACTGACCAAAGCACTGGCCAACGAGTGGGCCCGCTACAACGTGCAGGTGAACGCCATTGCTCCAGGCTACTTTGCCACCGACAATACACGAGCACTGCGCGAAGATCCGGTGCGCGCACAGGAAATTCTCTCGCGTATCCCTGCCGGACGGTGGGGCCAACCGCCCGACTTGGCAGGAGCAGTTATTTTTCTGGCTTCTGCGGCTAGCGACTATGTCAATGGGCATATCCTCGTGGTAGATGGAGGCTGGATGGCCCGCTAA
- a CDS encoding sodium:solute symporter has translation MPSFTLSWLDLVTVLLYVVFIVWLGLYFARRMQTADDYFLAGRSLTWWLIGFSLFASNVSSSTLLGLASSAYGTGIAVYNYEWMATLVLIFFVLFILPFYLRTRIYTIPEFLERRFDSRARLYFSGLLIVLNILVDTAGALYAGALVLKILYPEVPIWLAVGLLGFLAGLYTVAGGLKAVVYTDAVQAVLLLLGAILVATFSFQAVGSWEVVTERVPTRDLSIILPADDPVLPWPGLVTGVFLLGFYFWCTNQFMVQRVLGARDLNHGRWGSLFAGLLKLPVLFIMVLPGIFARMLYPPEQFPMLAANTDLIYPMLLFDLLPAGIRGLVITALVAAIMSSVDSTLNSASTLVTMDFIRRFKRQDSHTLVGAGRWVTVVFMTLAILWAPQIVRFPNLWTYLQAMLAYLSPPVVACFLMGIFWKRATRSSAFVGLLVGHLAAAVFLGLNLADRLIVQTGPLSPEQQALVASGVPVVHFLYLPPILLVISMMAIVVASLLTPAPRPEEVEGLTWSPAFFRQESRELAALPWYQNYRLHALGLLALIVWILVWFR, from the coding sequence ATGCCAAGTTTTACGCTTTCCTGGCTGGATCTGGTTACCGTGCTTTTGTACGTGGTCTTTATTGTCTGGCTTGGGTTGTACTTTGCCCGGCGCATGCAAACCGCTGATGACTACTTCTTAGCTGGACGGTCGCTAACCTGGTGGCTCATCGGTTTTTCCTTATTTGCGTCGAACGTGTCGTCGAGTACGCTGCTGGGATTGGCCTCCAGTGCCTACGGAACGGGCATTGCGGTGTACAACTACGAGTGGATGGCCACACTGGTCCTGATTTTCTTTGTGCTGTTCATTTTGCCTTTTTACTTGCGCACGCGCATCTATACCATTCCTGAATTCTTGGAGCGGCGTTTTGACAGCAGGGCCCGGTTGTATTTCTCCGGCCTTTTGATTGTGCTCAATATTCTGGTTGATACCGCAGGGGCTTTGTATGCCGGAGCTTTGGTGCTAAAGATTTTGTATCCAGAGGTCCCTATCTGGCTGGCGGTGGGTTTACTAGGCTTCTTAGCAGGACTCTATACCGTGGCTGGGGGCTTAAAAGCCGTGGTTTACACCGATGCCGTGCAGGCCGTTTTGCTGCTGTTGGGAGCAATTTTAGTAGCCACCTTCTCTTTTCAAGCTGTGGGCTCCTGGGAAGTAGTCACCGAGCGGGTACCGACGCGAGACCTGAGCATCATTTTGCCCGCGGATGACCCTGTGCTTCCGTGGCCTGGGCTTGTGACCGGCGTTTTTCTGCTGGGCTTTTATTTCTGGTGCACCAACCAGTTTATGGTGCAGCGCGTTTTAGGGGCACGCGACCTGAATCACGGTCGATGGGGTTCGCTGTTTGCCGGCCTTTTGAAGCTGCCCGTCCTGTTTATCATGGTGCTGCCTGGCATTTTTGCGCGCATGCTTTACCCTCCTGAGCAGTTTCCGATGTTAGCGGCCAACACGGACTTGATTTATCCGATGCTCCTTTTTGACCTACTGCCGGCGGGGATTCGGGGACTGGTGATCACGGCGCTGGTTGCCGCCATTATGTCGAGTGTAGACTCTACGCTCAACTCGGCCTCAACCCTGGTGACCATGGATTTTATCCGCCGTTTTAAACGGCAAGACAGCCATACGCTCGTCGGTGCAGGGCGCTGGGTGACCGTGGTTTTTATGACGCTAGCTATTCTATGGGCACCCCAAATTGTACGCTTTCCCAATCTGTGGACCTATTTACAGGCTATGCTGGCATACTTAAGCCCGCCCGTGGTGGCCTGTTTTCTAATGGGCATCTTTTGGAAGCGAGCTACACGTTCAAGTGCGTTTGTCGGTTTACTTGTGGGGCATTTGGCTGCAGCCGTCTTTTTGGGACTGAATTTGGCCGATCGGCTTATTGTGCAAACAGGCCCACTTTCTCCAGAGCAGCAAGCGCTTGTAGCTTCTGGCGTGCCCGTAGTGCACTTCTTATATCTGCCTCCCATTTTACTGGTAATCAGCATGATGGCTATCGTTGTAGCCAGTTTGCTTACACCAGCACCACGGCCTGAAGAAGTGGAAGGGCTGACCTGGTCGCCTGCGTTTTTCCGGCAAGAGTCACGCGAGCTGGCTGCATTACCTTGGTATCAAAACTACCGCCTGCACGCCCTGGGACTCTTGGCGCTTATTGTTTGGATTTTGGTCTGGTTTCGGTAA
- a CDS encoding bis-aminopropyl spermidine synthase family protein: MTDLRTRSSEVAAPQLEKLLRAVRRAVPVPFTQRDAERALAALHATDNLWEALRLSHVPMRALCAFWQRLVHEGLLSLKDGKLRFTPEGQQFVNALGIAPVRELHCTTCEGRGIDYQKLPEEVTRRFAEICRHRPAALQDYDQGFVTEATTLARIAFAWQRGDLEGKALIVLGDDDLMSIAAALTGLPKRVLAVDVDARLVAFINDVARQENLPHLEAVRYDLRQPLPAVWRRRFDTFMTDPTESLLGFQTTILRGLLCLRGPGSAGYFGLTHAESSLEKWAQIQRFLLDSGTVITDLIDDFSAYVNWDYFATMRSWAWLPVQTPPDRLWYFSALHRIELLRPVSTPNTAVEGDLFNDAEAATT, from the coding sequence ATGACCGATCTGCGGACGCGTTCTAGTGAAGTTGCTGCCCCTCAGCTGGAAAAACTGTTACGTGCTGTACGCCGTGCCGTGCCGGTACCCTTCACGCAACGGGACGCAGAACGTGCCCTAGCGGCCCTGCATGCAACCGACAACCTTTGGGAGGCACTTCGGCTCAGCCATGTGCCAATGCGCGCACTATGCGCGTTCTGGCAACGTCTCGTGCACGAAGGCCTCTTAAGCCTTAAGGATGGCAAGCTTCGCTTTACGCCTGAGGGACAGCAATTTGTAAACGCCTTGGGGATTGCACCAGTACGCGAGCTGCACTGCACGACTTGTGAGGGTCGAGGGATAGATTATCAAAAACTTCCGGAAGAGGTCACAAGGCGCTTTGCGGAAATTTGTCGCCATCGCCCCGCGGCTTTGCAAGACTATGACCAGGGCTTTGTGACCGAAGCCACAACACTGGCACGGATTGCCTTTGCCTGGCAGCGGGGTGATTTGGAAGGTAAGGCGCTCATTGTCCTGGGGGACGATGACCTGATGAGCATTGCTGCGGCGCTGACCGGTCTGCCCAAGCGTGTGCTGGCCGTCGATGTCGACGCCCGCTTGGTAGCATTTATTAACGATGTAGCACGCCAAGAAAATCTGCCCCACCTGGAAGCCGTCCGGTACGACCTGCGCCAGCCGCTGCCTGCCGTTTGGCGCCGCCGCTTCGACACGTTTATGACCGATCCTACAGAAAGCCTTCTGGGCTTTCAAACAACCATCTTGCGCGGCCTTCTGTGCTTGCGTGGCCCCGGCAGTGCAGGCTACTTTGGCCTGACGCATGCCGAATCGAGCCTGGAAAAATGGGCACAGATTCAACGCTTTTTACTCGACAGCGGCACCGTAATTACAGACCTCATCGATGACTTTAGCGCCTATGTGAACTGGGACTATTTTGCCACGATGCGCTCTTGGGCCTGGCTCCCTGTCCAAACGCCGCCAGATCGCTTGTGGTACTTTTCAGCGCTACACCGCATCGAACTGCTTCGCCCTGTAAGCACCCCCAACACGGCGGTCGAAGGCGACCTCTTTAACGACGCAGAAGCCGCAACAACCTAA
- the tdh gene encoding L-threonine 3-dehydrogenase, with amino-acid sequence MKALAKTRPGPGLELIETEVPKPGPHDVLIRVTATSICGTDVHIYRWDHWSQQRIHPPLILGHEFAGEIVAVGEAVQGLEVGMPVSAEGHIVDHTCAACRAGQLHLCQNAQVIGIDRPGAFAEYVCVPAENVWVNAPDVPPEIASLQDPFGNAVHAVYAFDLAGQSVLISGCGPIGLMAIPVARVAGARLIVATDPNAQRLKLAQRMGADLVLDPTREDVVRKIQELTGDGVDVVLEMSGAPAAIQTAFAALRSGGKVAALGLTAEPVALDWNELIVLKGATVQGIYGRKIWDTWHRMRALLQTGAVDLSPLITHRLPLSAYETAFGLLMEPGSELVAKVILYPNGMD; translated from the coding sequence ATGAAAGCTTTGGCTAAAACGCGTCCAGGCCCTGGCTTGGAGCTAATCGAGACCGAAGTGCCTAAGCCCGGTCCGCATGACGTGCTCATCCGCGTGACTGCTACTTCCATTTGTGGCACCGATGTCCATATTTATCGATGGGATCACTGGAGCCAGCAGCGGATCCATCCGCCTCTGATTTTGGGGCATGAGTTTGCTGGAGAAATTGTAGCGGTAGGAGAAGCTGTGCAAGGGTTGGAGGTCGGCATGCCGGTTTCCGCCGAAGGGCATATCGTGGACCATACCTGCGCAGCTTGCCGGGCTGGACAGCTGCACCTATGCCAAAATGCCCAAGTGATCGGGATTGATCGCCCAGGGGCTTTTGCAGAATACGTTTGCGTGCCTGCAGAAAACGTCTGGGTCAATGCCCCGGATGTGCCACCAGAGATCGCTTCGCTCCAAGATCCCTTTGGCAATGCTGTGCATGCCGTCTATGCCTTTGATCTAGCTGGGCAGAGCGTGTTGATTAGTGGCTGCGGCCCAATTGGGCTGATGGCCATTCCAGTGGCCCGTGTGGCTGGTGCCCGATTGATTGTGGCCACCGATCCTAATGCGCAGCGCCTCAAGTTGGCCCAGCGTATGGGGGCCGACCTGGTGCTTGACCCTACGCGTGAGGATGTGGTCCGGAAAATTCAGGAGTTGACGGGCGATGGGGTGGACGTCGTGCTGGAAATGAGCGGGGCGCCAGCGGCCATCCAGACCGCTTTTGCAGCCCTGCGTTCCGGGGGTAAGGTGGCTGCGTTGGGACTAACCGCCGAGCCGGTCGCGCTGGACTGGAACGAGCTGATTGTGCTCAAAGGGGCAACGGTGCAGGGGATCTATGGCCGAAAAATCTGGGACACGTGGCATCGCATGCGGGCACTGCTTCAAACCGGCGCTGTCGATCTCTCCCCGCTGATTACCCACCGGCTTCCGCTCAGTGCCTACGAAACGGCCTTTGGCCTGCTTATGGAGCCTGGAAGTGAACTGGTTGCCAAAGTCATTCTCTATCCCAATGGCATGGACTAA
- a CDS encoding glycine C-acetyltransferase, with product MSHPLSWIDEELAALKAEGLYTYIRTIDSPQGAWLTIDGRRVLNFCSNNYLGLANHPRLVEAAQKAMAQYGVGPGAVRTIAGTMALHVELERRLAAFKGVEAAITFQSGFAANLATIPAIVGREDVIFSDQLNHASIIDGCRLSRATIVAYPHNDVDALEELIKEQGPKYRRKLIVTDGVFSMDGDIAPLPRLAEVAKRYGCILMVDDAHGEGVLGRGGRGIVDHFGLHGVVDVEVGTLSKAFGVVGGMVAGSQRLIDWLRQRGRPFLFSSAMTVPDVAACLAALDLLEESTELVDRLWENARYFKAKMQELGFDTGKSETPITPIMLGEAPLAQEFSRRLFEAGVFAMAIGYPTVPKGAARIRVMPSAAHTQEDLDFAIQAFEKVGRELGLLVARA from the coding sequence ATGAGCCACCCGCTAAGTTGGATAGATGAGGAATTAGCCGCGCTAAAAGCCGAGGGCCTCTATACCTACATTCGTACGATTGACTCCCCGCAGGGTGCGTGGCTAACGATTGACGGCAGGCGCGTGCTGAATTTCTGCTCGAACAACTATTTAGGCTTGGCCAACCACCCACGTTTGGTGGAAGCGGCCCAGAAGGCGATGGCGCAGTATGGCGTTGGGCCGGGAGCCGTGCGTACCATTGCAGGCACCATGGCGTTGCACGTTGAGCTGGAGCGCCGCCTGGCTGCTTTCAAGGGCGTGGAAGCCGCTATTACGTTTCAGAGCGGGTTTGCGGCTAATTTGGCTACGATCCCGGCTATTGTAGGGCGTGAGGATGTGATTTTCAGTGATCAGCTTAACCATGCCAGTATTATCGATGGGTGTCGGCTTAGCCGCGCCACCATTGTGGCCTATCCGCACAACGACGTGGATGCGCTAGAGGAGCTGATCAAAGAGCAGGGACCGAAGTATCGCCGCAAACTGATCGTAACCGATGGCGTCTTTAGCATGGATGGCGACATTGCGCCTTTGCCTCGCCTAGCTGAGGTGGCCAAACGTTATGGCTGCATTCTTATGGTCGACGATGCCCATGGTGAAGGGGTGCTGGGGCGTGGTGGTCGGGGCATTGTAGACCATTTCGGTCTGCACGGCGTGGTGGACGTCGAGGTTGGTACCTTGTCGAAAGCCTTTGGCGTAGTCGGTGGCATGGTAGCTGGCAGCCAGCGACTGATCGACTGGTTGCGTCAACGCGGCCGGCCTTTCCTGTTTTCCAGCGCCATGACCGTGCCCGACGTAGCTGCCTGCCTGGCTGCACTCGATCTGCTTGAGGAAAGCACCGAGCTGGTCGACCGCCTCTGGGAGAATGCCCGTTACTTCAAAGCCAAGATGCAGGAGCTGGGCTTCGACACGGGCAAAAGTGAAACGCCGATTACACCCATTATGCTAGGCGAGGCGCCACTGGCTCAGGAGTTCAGCCGCCGACTCTTTGAAGCAGGCGTTTTTGCCATGGCCATTGGCTACCCCACGGTGCCCAAGGGGGCTGCGCGCATTCGCGTCATGCCCAGTGCTGCGCATACGCAGGAAGACCTGGATTTTGCCATTCAGGCTTTTGAAAAAGTTGGCCGCGAGCTAGGCTTGCTGGTCGCCCGAGCTTAA